From Thermodesulfobacteriota bacterium:
GCCGAGGGACCCGGCGCGCCGAGCCTCACCGGTTTCGGCCTCGCTGCCGCGGTCCGGTCGAGGCGGCACGGGGCTGCGCTCCAGGACTCCCGGACCCCGCCCCAAAGATTTGGTGGTGGATTCTGGTCGGCGCCTACCACAGAAAGAGGCCGAACTGAACCAGGGCGGCCAGGAGGAAGGCCACCCCCAGGGAGGCCCAGCGACCCAGGTGCGCCTCGGCCGCCCGAAGCCCCGGGGCTGCGCGCGCCAATCGGGCCTCCCAGCCCGTGCCGAGGCTGTCGCGCCAGCGCAGGGGCCTTGCCAGCCCCGGGCCCAGGGCACGCAGGAAGGCTCCCCCCATCCACCGGCTCGCCCGCAGGGTCGGGACCAGCAGGTCCCCCTCCGGCACCCGCGCGGGGAGTTGCCTGACCGTGCGCCAGACGACGAGGGCCGCCGCCCCCCCGGCCGCCGCCGGCCAGAAGGAGGACCACAGCCCGGACCAGGAAGCTCCCTCGCCGTACCCTGCGGCGGGTCCCGCCCACGCCGCTCCGGCGCAGGCGAGCACCAGGAGCGCCCAGGGCGTCCCCAGCCCGAAGGAGGGGTCACTGTCCCCGTCCCCCCGGGGCCACACCAGGAACAGGAACCGGCCCATGAGGGCTGCCGTCCCCACCGCCGCCAGGGGCAGGAGCCAGGCCAGCGCCGCGGGCCAGGCCCCGGGCGCCAGGTCCACGGCCCCCTTGAGGGCCGCCTTGGCGGCGGCCCCGCTGGTAAACGGCACCCCCGCCAGGGAGAGGGCGGGCACGGCGAGGCCGGCGGCGAGGCCCGCCCGGGCAGCCCTTCCCCGGACCCCGGCGGCCGCCACGCCCACCCCCAGGAAGAGGGCCCCCTTTGCCAGGCCGTGGTGAAGCGCGTAGGCGCCCGCCGCAGCGAGCCCGGCAGGCCACAGGGCGGGCTCGGCGAGGCCCAGACCCACGGCTACAGTGAGAAAGCCCATCTGACTCACGCTGGAGTAGGCCAGGAGCGTTTTCGGGTTTTGCTGGAAGAACCCCGCTAGGACCCCGAAGAAGGCCGCCCCCATCCCCGCCGCGGCAACGGGGAGCCCGAGGCCGGGCAGGGCCGCCTCTCCCAGGGGGAGGAAGCGCAGCCACCCCAGGAGCCCTGCCTTGATCATGGCGCCGCTCAGGACCGCGCTTGCGGGGGTGGGCGCCGCCGGGTGGGCCAGGGGCAGCCACACGTGGAGGGGCACCGCCCCGGCCTTGATGCCGAACCCCAGGAGGAGAAGGGTTGCGACCAGGCCCCCCCGCGGCGCCCCGGCCAGGGCGGCGGGGGCTTCCCGGAGCGCCAGGGTGCCGGCGGCGCCGGCGAGCAGGACGAGCCCGGCAAAGAGCAGGAGCTCCCCCGCCACCGCGAGGACCAGGTACACCCGCCCGGCGGCCAGGGCCGCGGGGGAGCGGTCGTGGACCACGAGGCCGTAAGAGGCGAAGGTCATGAGGGCGAAGAAGAGGTAGAAGCTCACGAGATCCTGGGCCAGGCACAGGCCCAGGTTCCCCGCCAGGGCGAGCAGGTAGACCCCGAAGAAGCCGGCCCGTCCGCCGTCCTGCCCCAGGTACGCCTGCCCGTAGAGGCCCGAGAGGAGCCAGAGGACCCCGGTGAACCCGAGGAAGAGCCGCCCGGTCCCGTCGAGCCCCAGGGCCGTGCCGAGGAGGAGCCAGTCCCCGGGGGCCGCCGCGCCCCCGGGAAGGGCCAGTGCCGCCAGGAGCCCCGGTGCG
This genomic window contains:
- a CDS encoding complex I subunit 5 family protein, giving the protein APGLLAALALPGGAAAPGDWLLLGTALGLDGTGRLFLGFTGVLWLLSGLYGQAYLGQDGGRAGFFGVYLLALAGNLGLCLAQDLVSFYLFFALMTFASYGLVVHDRSPAALAAGRVYLVLAVAGELLLFAGLVLLAGAAGTLALREAPAALAGAPRGGLVATLLLLGFGIKAGAVPLHVWLPLAHPAAPTPASAVLSGAMIKAGLLGWLRFLPLGEAALPGLGLPVAAAGMGAAFFGVLAGFFQQNPKTLLAYSSVSQMGFLTVAVGLGLAEPALWPAGLAAAGAYALHHGLAKGALFLGVGVAAAGVRGRAARAGLAAGLAVPALSLAGVPFTSGAAAKAALKGAVDLAPGAWPAALAWLLPLAAVGTAALMGRFLFLVWPRGDGDSDPSFGLGTPWALLVLACAGAAWAGPAAGYGEGASWSGLWSSFWPAAAGGAAALVVWRTVRQLPARVPEGDLLVPTLRASRWMGGAFLRALGPGLARPLRWRDSLGTGWEARLARAAPGLRAAEAHLGRWASLGVAFLLAALVQFGLFLW